The following proteins are encoded in a genomic region of Desulfosporosinus youngiae DSM 17734:
- a CDS encoding vitamin B12-dependent ribonucleotide reductase — MKESWGYELSFVGQAPKNWPKVNLTPNAQVVLARRYLKQENGQVVETAEDMIYRVASVVARIEEDLYGKGKEATKALVKEFYTMMANLEFMPNSPTLMNAGRDLGQLSACFVLPVEDSMEEIFDAIKNAAIIHKSGGGTGFSFSRLRPKNSMVRSTGGVASGPVSFMKVFNSATEAVKQGGTRRGANMGILRVDHPDIIDFIQCKEDNKEITNFNISVGITNKFMQAVREGRPYDLIDPHTNSTVGQLSAPEIFNKIVDHAWQNGEPGIVFIDRLNEGNPTPLLGEIEATNPCGEQPLLPNEACNLGSINLKLMVIEKDGKMVINWERLSQVTRLSVRFLDNVIDANQYPLQIIETVVKGNRKIGLGVMGFADMLILLQASYSTEDAVEYAEKVMKFIQTEARIESQRLAEERGTFPNYEGSIYDGVMKLRNATLTTIAPTGTISMICSASSGVEPLFAVAYTKTVMDGTALVEVNPLFEAFAKEFGFYSEELMRKIADRGTVLGLPEVPNWVQEVFTTAQEIAPEWHIRIQAAFQKYTDNAVSKTINFANSATREEIAEAYRLADELNCKGLTVYRDGSREEQVLSTGTSAGQSETEESSEWVIPKTPFIPEVNTVVPRPRPTTTVGVTEKIKIGCGNLYVSVNADEKGICEVFTNTGRAGGCSSQSEATARLISIALRSGLSVDAITEQVKGIRCPACIRREGVNVTSCPDAIARVIRKYSEVGINFSDVQMKAKETALVREGTGPDKPGSAPSGKVTVKKARAKVASANACPECGKSINHESGCVVCTHCGYSKCG, encoded by the coding sequence ATGAAGGAAAGTTGGGGATACGAGTTGAGTTTCGTGGGACAAGCACCAAAAAACTGGCCGAAGGTTAATTTAACGCCTAATGCACAAGTTGTATTGGCCAGAAGGTATTTAAAACAAGAAAATGGACAAGTAGTCGAAACTGCTGAGGATATGATTTATCGAGTAGCTAGTGTAGTCGCAAGGATTGAAGAGGATCTATATGGGAAGGGCAAAGAAGCAACAAAAGCTTTGGTCAAAGAATTTTATACCATGATGGCCAATCTCGAGTTTATGCCGAACTCGCCTACCCTGATGAATGCAGGGCGAGATCTTGGCCAATTGAGCGCTTGCTTTGTTCTGCCGGTTGAAGACAGCATGGAAGAGATTTTTGATGCAATAAAAAATGCGGCCATTATTCATAAATCGGGTGGAGGAACTGGTTTCAGCTTTTCTCGTTTACGCCCTAAAAACAGCATGGTTCGTTCAACGGGTGGAGTAGCCTCCGGTCCGGTTTCTTTTATGAAAGTGTTTAATTCGGCGACGGAAGCAGTTAAACAAGGAGGTACTCGACGGGGAGCCAATATGGGAATTCTCCGGGTGGATCATCCTGATATTATAGATTTCATTCAATGCAAAGAAGATAACAAAGAAATTACAAACTTTAATATCTCTGTTGGAATTACGAACAAATTTATGCAAGCTGTTCGAGAGGGGCGTCCTTATGATTTAATTGACCCCCATACTAACAGTACAGTCGGGCAATTATCTGCGCCGGAAATCTTTAATAAAATTGTAGATCATGCCTGGCAAAATGGAGAACCGGGGATTGTCTTTATTGATCGATTAAATGAAGGGAATCCTACCCCGTTGTTAGGGGAAATTGAAGCTACAAATCCTTGTGGTGAGCAGCCTTTGCTTCCAAATGAAGCCTGTAATTTAGGCTCGATTAATCTAAAACTAATGGTGATCGAAAAAGACGGAAAAATGGTCATCAACTGGGAAAGACTGAGTCAAGTAACGAGACTATCTGTCCGTTTTCTGGACAACGTAATTGATGCGAATCAGTATCCTCTGCAAATTATTGAAACAGTGGTAAAAGGGAATCGTAAAATTGGCCTAGGTGTCATGGGATTTGCAGATATGCTCATTTTGCTTCAGGCCTCGTACTCGACTGAAGACGCTGTCGAGTATGCAGAGAAAGTAATGAAATTCATTCAAACAGAAGCCCGCATTGAGTCCCAACGTTTAGCTGAAGAAAGGGGAACCTTTCCGAACTATGAAGGCTCTATTTATGACGGAGTTATGAAACTGCGCAATGCCACTTTAACAACGATCGCTCCGACAGGAACTATTTCCATGATTTGTAGTGCTTCTAGTGGAGTAGAACCTCTCTTTGCGGTAGCTTATACTAAAACTGTGATGGATGGAACGGCCTTAGTCGAAGTTAATCCACTCTTTGAAGCCTTTGCTAAAGAATTTGGCTTTTATTCTGAGGAACTCATGCGGAAAATCGCCGATAGAGGGACTGTCCTGGGCTTGCCTGAAGTCCCAAACTGGGTACAGGAAGTTTTTACTACAGCTCAAGAGATTGCGCCCGAATGGCATATTCGTATTCAGGCCGCCTTTCAGAAGTATACGGATAATGCTGTTTCAAAGACCATTAATTTTGCTAACTCTGCCACACGTGAAGAAATAGCTGAGGCCTATCGATTGGCTGATGAACTGAATTGTAAAGGTTTAACCGTCTATCGCGATGGCAGTCGGGAAGAACAAGTGCTTTCCACAGGAACTTCAGCGGGACAAAGTGAAACTGAAGAATCAAGCGAGTGGGTTATTCCAAAAACACCGTTTATTCCGGAAGTAAATACGGTTGTCCCTCGCCCGCGCCCAACGACGACTGTAGGGGTTACAGAGAAAATTAAAATTGGTTGTGGGAACCTCTATGTGAGTGTTAATGCAGACGAAAAAGGAATTTGTGAAGTCTTTACGAATACTGGTCGTGCCGGGGGGTGTTCATCCCAATCTGAGGCAACCGCTCGTTTGATTTCTATTGCACTGCGTTCAGGCCTATCGGTCGATGCAATTACTGAGCAGGTTAAAGGAATACGCTGCCCGGCTTGTATACGACGCGAGGGGGTTAATGTCACATCTTGCCCGGATGCTATTGCTCGTGTCATTAGGAAATACAGTGAAGTTGGGATTAATTTTTCCGATGTCCAGATGAAAGCCAAGGAAACAGCGCTAGTACGTGAAGGTACCGGCCCAGATAAACCGGGGTCTGCCCCTTCAGGAAAGGTTACTGTGAAAAAGGCCCGAGCCAAAGTCGCTTCTGCGAATGCCTGCCCAGAGTGTGGTAAATCCATTAACCACGAAAGTGGCTGTGTCGTATGCACACACTGTGGGTACTCAAAGTGTGGGTAA
- a CDS encoding uracil-DNA glycosylase, which yields MAVQADWKRLLDDEIKKDYYLQLLAWVKNEYRHKQIFPKKEDVFNALVFTSYENTKAVILGQDPYPNVGQGMGLSFSVNIGVPFPKSLQNIFKELQSDLGCKIPKHGSLRKWAEQGVLLLNTSLTVEAGKPNSHQNKGWEIFTDRIISLVNDKSDPVVFILWGNNARSKKRLITNPHHLIIESAHPSPLSASRGFFGSKPFSRANNFLISNNRVPIDWQIE from the coding sequence ATGGCAGTACAAGCGGATTGGAAAAGACTACTTGATGATGAAATAAAAAAGGACTATTATCTTCAATTATTAGCTTGGGTAAAAAACGAATATCGACATAAACAGATCTTCCCTAAGAAGGAAGATGTATTTAACGCTTTGGTCTTTACCTCATACGAAAATACTAAAGCAGTCATTTTGGGACAAGACCCCTATCCTAATGTTGGCCAGGGAATGGGACTTAGTTTTTCTGTTAATATTGGAGTACCCTTTCCCAAATCACTTCAGAATATATTCAAAGAACTCCAGTCCGACCTAGGGTGTAAAATACCTAAACATGGCTCACTTCGAAAATGGGCAGAACAGGGTGTATTGCTCCTCAATACTTCACTTACCGTTGAAGCCGGAAAGCCCAATTCTCATCAAAACAAGGGTTGGGAGATCTTTACAGATAGAATCATTTCGTTAGTTAACGATAAAAGTGATCCTGTGGTCTTTATTTTATGGGGTAATAATGCTCGTTCTAAGAAGAGGCTTATTACCAATCCCCATCATTTAATCATCGAATCTGCTCATCCAAGCCCCTTATCTGCCAGCAGAGGTTTTTTCGGAAGTAAACCGTTTTCCCGAGCAAATAACTTTTTAATCTCTAATAATAGAGTCCCCATTGACTGGCAGATCGAATAA
- a CDS encoding metallophosphoesterase family protein, whose translation MRILHTSDWHLGRTLEGRSRIEEQVKFINELCRIVEDEAVDLVLIAGDVFDTVNPPAIAEELFYDALNRLSAGGTRAVAAIAGNHDNPERLCASSPLAVRNGITLYGLPREILTPSPTFLAQSNQRRVTRVAAGQGWAELHIPSCPDPAIVAMLPYPSESRLNEVLTESLDEEILRAEYSKRVQQLFSSFGQHFRPDAVNLGMSHLFVRGGLESESERPIQLGSAPTVEAEAMPIGAQYVALGHLHRAQAVKGTAVPTRYSGSPLAYSFSETGYAKSVILVEAFPGQEVTTREIFLSAGYPLVKWQAKEGLGQVQQWIDEGRDFNAWIDLEVFVTNALQPQDIHNLRQRRERLINIRPVFPETEKLAAEARSKLPIDELFRKFYQERMGGAEPEQELVSLFLSLIDSDKATLSEGIKTQRRGDEEAETA comes from the coding sequence ATGAGGATTTTACACACCTCGGATTGGCACCTTGGACGTACGCTTGAGGGGCGCAGCCGGATTGAGGAACAAGTGAAGTTTATTAATGAACTTTGCAGGATTGTGGAAGATGAAGCAGTGGATCTTGTTTTGATTGCGGGCGACGTTTTCGATACAGTTAATCCTCCTGCCATTGCAGAAGAACTTTTTTATGATGCTTTAAATCGGTTGTCGGCCGGCGGAACCCGGGCCGTAGCGGCAATCGCCGGGAATCACGACAATCCGGAGAGACTTTGTGCGTCGAGCCCTCTTGCGGTGCGGAATGGAATAACATTATACGGCCTTCCCAGAGAGATATTGACGCCTAGTCCTACTTTCTTAGCCCAGTCGAATCAGAGAAGGGTTACAAGAGTCGCCGCTGGCCAAGGGTGGGCGGAGTTACATATTCCTAGCTGTCCTGATCCGGCCATTGTTGCTATGTTGCCGTACCCTTCTGAGTCCAGACTTAATGAAGTTCTAACTGAAAGCTTAGATGAAGAAATCCTTCGTGCAGAATACTCTAAACGAGTGCAGCAGCTATTCTCCTCCTTTGGGCAGCACTTTCGACCAGATGCGGTCAATCTCGGTATGAGTCATCTCTTTGTCCGAGGCGGGCTGGAGTCTGAGTCAGAGCGTCCAATTCAATTGGGAAGTGCTCCCACTGTCGAAGCGGAGGCGATGCCCATTGGTGCACAATATGTTGCCCTTGGTCATTTACACCGTGCTCAGGCGGTCAAAGGGACAGCTGTACCAACTCGTTATTCTGGTTCTCCGTTAGCCTATAGTTTTTCAGAAACAGGGTATGCCAAATCCGTAATTCTTGTCGAGGCTTTTCCCGGTCAAGAGGTGACGACCCGGGAAATCTTCTTAAGCGCCGGTTATCCTCTTGTCAAATGGCAGGCTAAAGAGGGATTGGGTCAAGTACAGCAGTGGATCGATGAGGGCAGGGATTTTAATGCCTGGATTGATTTAGAGGTCTTTGTGACAAATGCACTTCAGCCTCAGGATATCCATAATCTGCGCCAGCGGAGGGAACGTCTTATTAATATCCGTCCCGTTTTTCCTGAAACCGAGAAGCTCGCTGCGGAAGCTCGCTCAAAACTGCCTATTGATGAGCTTTTTCGTAAATTTTACCAGGAGCGAATGGGCGGAGCAGAGCCGGAGCAGGAATTGGTCAGTTTATTCTTATCCTTGATTGATTCAGACAAAGCTACACTTTCGGAAGGCATTAAGACACAAAGAAGAGGGGATGAGGAGGCGGAAACAGCATGA